AGGTCGTCGGCCCGCTCGCCGAGCAACTGGGCATCGAGACCGTGCGAGCCAACACCCTCGAGGTCGTCGATGACCACCTCACCGGCGCCGTCCTCGGTGAGGTCGTCGACCCGGACACCAAGGCCGACTTCCTCACCCGCCTCGCGGCCGCCGCGGGAGTCGACATGGACCGCACGGTCGCGGTCGGCGACGGTGCGAACGACCTGCAGATGATGGCTGCCGCCCAGCTCGGTGTCGCCTTCTGCGCCAAGCCCACCGTGCGCGAGCACGCCGACGTCGCCATCGACGAGCGCGATCTGCGGCGCGTCCTCGACCTGCTGGGGATCGAGCCCGTGCCGCAGCAAGACGACGAGGGCGGCCACCCCCTCCTCGCACGAGCCTAAGCAGGTGCGAGCCACAACCGCAGGAGCCCAAGCGGTGCGGGCCACAACCGCAGGAGCCTACGCAGGTGCGGAAGAAGGGCCGGTTCTCACAGGCCCATCGCGTGGACGCCGCCGTCGACGTGCAGGATCTCGCCCGTCGTTGCCGGGAACCAGTCGGAGAGCAGCATCGTGCACGCCTTGGCGGTGGGTACCGGGTCCCCGACGTCCCAGCCGAGCGGCGCCCGGTCGTCCCAGTTCTCCTCGAACTGCTCGAAGCCGGGGATCGACTTCGCCGCCGTGGTCTTGATCGGCCCGGCAGCGACGAGGTTGCAGCGCACGCCCTTCGGCCCGAGGTCGCGGGCGAGGTAACGGTTGGTCGACTCGAAGGCCGCCTTGGCCACGCCCATCCAGTCGTAGACGGGCCAGGCGTAGGACGCGTCGAAGGTCAGGCCGACGACGGAGCCACCGTCGGCCATCCGCGGCAGCGCGGCGACGGCGAGGGCCTTGAGCGAGAAGGCGGAGACGTGGATCGCGGTGGAGACGTCCTCCCAGTCGGCCTCGAGGAAGTTGAAGGCACCCTCGGGCGCGAAGCCGATCGAGTGCAGCACCCCGTCGAGCGTCTCGGCGTGCTCACCGATGCGGTCGGCCAGGGCAGCGAGGTCGTCCTCGTTGGTGACGTCGAGCTCGACGACCGGGGCCTCCTGCGGCAGGCGCTTGGCGATGGTCTTGGTGATCTTGCTCGTGCGTCCGAAGCTGGTGAGGATGACCTGCGCGCCGTGCTCCTGCGCGAGCTTCGCGACGTGGAAGGCGATGGAGGACTCCATGAGGACGCCCGTGATGAGGAAGGTCTTGCCGGTCAGCATCTGCTGCCTTTCGTCAGGTGGGTGTGTTGTGGCGAGCGGTGGCCCATTCAGTGCCCCATCCCCAGACCGCCGTCGACGGGGATGACGGCGCCCGAGACGTAGGCGGCGTCGTCGGAGGCGAGGAAGGCGACCGCGCCGGCGACCTCTGCGGCCTGCCCGTAGCGCTTGGCCGGGATGGCCGCCTGGTACTCCGAACGGGTCTTCTCGGGCAGCTCTGCCGTCATGTCGGTCTCGATGAAGCCGGGCGCGACGACATTGGCCGTGATGCCCCGCGCACCGAGCTCACGCGTCATCGACCGGGCGATCCCGATCAGGCCCGACTTCGATGCCGCGTAGTTCGCCTGGCCCGGTGAGCCGTAGAGCCCGACGACGCTCGAGAGCAGGATGACCCGCCCGAAACGGGCCTTCACCATGGCGGTCGAGGCGCGGCGCACGCAGCGGAAGGTGCCGTGCAGATTGGTGTCGACGACCGAGGAGAAGTCCTCGTCGGACATGCGCATCAGCAGGGTGTCCTTGGTCATCCCCGCGTTGGCGACGAGCACCTCGACGTCGCCGTCGAGGTGCTCCCTGGCCTCGGCGAAGGCGGCATCCACCGAGTCACTGTCGGTGATCTCGCAGGCCACGACCTGCAGGCCGTCGACGGGGTCGCCGGACCGGGAAGTCACCACGACCCGGTGCCCCTCGGACTGCATCCGTCGGGCGATGGCCTCGCCGATCCCCCGGTTGCCCCCGGTCACGAGTACGCGGCGTGCGGTCATCGCCTCTCCTAAAGTCGATCTGCTGCTGGATGTGGGTTACATCACCACGGGTGCGACGCTAGAGCACTACCGTCGAGTAGGCCCAAACGACCCTTGGCCCACCGGGGTACGCACAGGGTCCGGGCGTATCCTTGACGACGTGCAGCACTCCACCGTCCCGTCGGTCACGACCGCTCCGGTCACGCTCCATGAGGAGCAGGCCGGACGGATGCGGCAGTACCTGTGGACGATGGCCCTGCGGACTGCCTGCTTCATCGGCGCCTTCTTCTTCGACGGGTGGCTGCGGTGGACCTGCGTCGCGCTCGCGGTGGTGCTCCCGTACTTCGCCGTCGTGCTCGTCAACAGCGTCCGGCCGCGCGGCGTCTCGGAGATCGACACCCCGGCCGGTCAGCACCGGCAGAAGCAGCTGGGGCCATCATGAGCGAGGACCTGGTGTGCAGCCGCAAGGCGTGCCGAGGGGCCGCCACCCGCGCGGTGCTGTGGCGCAATCCCCGCATCCACGACGAGTCCCGCCAGAAGGTGTGGCTCGCCTGCGACGAGCACGAGCACGTGCTGCGTGACCACCTGTCGGTCCGTGGCTTCCCGGTCCGGACGTGCGGGATCGACGAGATCCCGGCTGACGCCGGCTGATGCTGCGCCTGCTGCTGACCCCGAGGTGGCTCGGGTGGCTCGCTCTGGCCGTGCTGGTCGCGCTGGTGTGCACCTGGCTCGGTCAGTGGCAGTGGTCCCGGTACGAGGACAAGGCCGCCCGGGCCGATCGCATCGAGACCCACTACGGGGGCGACCCCGTCCCCGTCACGGACGTGCTCACCACAGATCCCCTGCCGATCGAGCGCCAGTGGACCAAGGTCAGGGCCACCGGCGAGTACCTGCCCGACGAGCAGCTGCTCGTGCGCAACCGCCCCCTGGCGGGGACCTACGGGTACGAGGTGCTCGTCCCCCTTCGACTCGAGGGCGGTGAGCAGCTCATCGTCGACCGGGGCTGGGTGGTCAACAGTCCGAAGGGGGCCGACGTCGCCCCCGACGTGCCGCCCCCGCCCGAGGGCACCGTCACGATCACCGGGTGGGTGCTGGAGAGCGAGCCCGACCTGGACCGGGACATGCCCGCCGGGCAGGTCGCCAGCATCCACCTGCCGGAGGTCGCCCAGCGTGTCGACGGGCCGATCCTCGGCGGCTACGTCTCCCTGGAGTCCGAGGACCCCTCCGTGGCGCGTCCTGCTCCCCTCGAGGTGCCGGACACCGGCACCGGACCGCACATGGCCTACGCCATCCAGTGGTGGCTCGTCGGCCCGGCCGCCTTCATCTTCTACGGCATGGCGCTGCGCCGGGAGGCGCAGTCGGGCGCGGGCCACCTTCCCCGCGAGAAGAAGGTGCGCATCTGGGACGAGGAGGACGGCTGACCCGTCAGCCGACCTCGATACCGTCCCGCTCCGGA
The DNA window shown above is from Janibacter sp. A1S7 and carries:
- the serB gene encoding phosphoserine phosphatase SerB, coding for MSALPGEGPIVVVLDVDSTLIQDEVIELIADHAGTRQEVSAVTEAAMRGELDFAGSLHARVATLKGLPVGVLEQVRAAVRLTPGARTLVTTLTEAGHVVGIVSGGFVEVVGPLAEQLGIETVRANTLEVVDDHLTGAVLGEVVDPDTKADFLTRLAAAAGVDMDRTVAVGDGANDLQMMAAAQLGVAFCAKPTVREHADVAIDERDLRRVLDLLGIEPVPQQDDEGGHPLLARA
- the fabI gene encoding enoyl-ACP reductase FabI, producing the protein MLTGKTFLITGVLMESSIAFHVAKLAQEHGAQVILTSFGRTSKITKTIAKRLPQEAPVVELDVTNEDDLAALADRIGEHAETLDGVLHSIGFAPEGAFNFLEADWEDVSTAIHVSAFSLKALAVAALPRMADGGSVVGLTFDASYAWPVYDWMGVAKAAFESTNRYLARDLGPKGVRCNLVAAGPIKTTAAKSIPGFEQFEENWDDRAPLGWDVGDPVPTAKACTMLLSDWFPATTGEILHVDGGVHAMGL
- the fabG gene encoding 3-oxoacyl-ACP reductase FabG; amino-acid sequence: MTARRVLVTGGNRGIGEAIARRMQSEGHRVVVTSRSGDPVDGLQVVACEITDSDSVDAAFAEAREHLDGDVEVLVANAGMTKDTLLMRMSDEDFSSVVDTNLHGTFRCVRRASTAMVKARFGRVILLSSVVGLYGSPGQANYAASKSGLIGIARSMTRELGARGITANVVAPGFIETDMTAELPEKTRSEYQAAIPAKRYGQAAEVAGAVAFLASDDAAYVSGAVIPVDGGLGMGH
- a CDS encoding DUF3099 domain-containing protein, with translation MQHSTVPSVTTAPVTLHEEQAGRMRQYLWTMALRTACFIGAFFFDGWLRWTCVALAVVLPYFAVVLVNSVRPRGVSEIDTPAGQHRQKQLGPS
- a CDS encoding SURF1 family protein, which gives rise to MLRLLLTPRWLGWLALAVLVALVCTWLGQWQWSRYEDKAARADRIETHYGGDPVPVTDVLTTDPLPIERQWTKVRATGEYLPDEQLLVRNRPLAGTYGYEVLVPLRLEGGEQLIVDRGWVVNSPKGADVAPDVPPPPEGTVTITGWVLESEPDLDRDMPAGQVASIHLPEVAQRVDGPILGGYVSLESEDPSVARPAPLEVPDTGTGPHMAYAIQWWLVGPAAFIFYGMALRREAQSGAGHLPREKKVRIWDEEDG